A window from Salarias fasciatus chromosome 11, fSalaFa1.1, whole genome shotgun sequence encodes these proteins:
- the stk40 gene encoding serine/threonine-protein kinase 40, whose product MSKRRSSERGAGETSGRASKLQCPGISGSNAKRAGPFILGPRLGNSPVPSIVQCLARKDGTDDFYQLKILTLEERVDSAGETQEERQGKMLLHTEYSLLSLLHNQDGVVHHHGLFQDRAYEIVEDMEANKVRKMKKRICLVLDCLCAHDFSDKTADLINLQHYVIKEKRLSEREAIVIFYDVVRVVEALHKKNIVHRDLKLGNMVLNKRTHRITITNFCLGKHLVSEDDLLKDQRGSPAYISPDVLSGRPYRGKPSDMWALGVVLFTMLYGQFPFYDSIPQELFRKIKAAEYSIPEDGRVSENTVCLIRKLLVLDPQQRLTAGEVLESLSAIIASWQSVSSMSGPLQVVPDIDDQVNHPEHLQEAKVIEESSQYEFENYMRQQLLLAEEKNTIHEAKSFFTKRQFGSLPPVRRLGHDAQPVSPLDAAILAQRFLRK is encoded by the exons ATGTCCAAGCGGCGTTCGTCGGAGAGGGGGGCTGGAGAGACATCAGGCAgggccagcaagctgcaatgtCCTGGGATATCCGGCAGTAATGCCAAGAGAGCTGGGCCCTTCATCCTCG GGCCTCGCCTGGGCAACTCACCAGTACCAAGCATAGTGCAATGTCTGGCCAGGAAAGACGGCACCGACGATTTTTATCAACTCAAA ATCCTGACGCTGGAGGAACGAGTGGACTCTGCTGGGGAGACCCAGGAGGAGCGGCAAGGGAAGATGCTTCTTCACACAGAATActccctgctctccctgctGCATAACCAGGATGGTGTGGTTCACCACCACGGCCTCTTCCAG GATCGAGCTTACGAAAtcgtggaggacatggaggcgAACAAAGTGCGCAAGATGAAGAAGCGGATCTGCCTCGTGCTGGACTGCCTGTGTGCACACGACTTCAGCGACAAAACGGCAGATCTAATAAACCTCCAGCATTATGTTATCAAGGAGAAGCGGCTGAGTGAGCGCGAGGCCATCGTCATCTTCTACGATGTGGTGCGTGTGGTGGAGGCTCTCCATAAG AAAAACATTGTGCACAGAGACCTAAAGCTGGGAAACATGGTGCTGAATAAACG gactcATAGAATCACTATCACCAACTTCTGTCTGGGAAAGCACCTGGTGAGCGAGGACGACCTGCTGAAAGACCAGAGAGGAAGTCCGGCCTACATCAGCCCTGATGTATTGAGTG GTCGACCGTATCGCGGCAAACCCAGCGACATGTGGGCTCTCGGTGTGGTCCTGTTCACCATGCTCTACGGCCAGTTCCCCTTCTATGACAGCATACCTCAAGAACTCTTCCGCAAGATTAAGGCTGCAGAGTACTCCATCCCCGA GGACGGCCGTGTGTCAGAAAACACGGTGTGTCTCATTCGAaagctgctggtgctggaccCTCAGCAGAGACTGACTGCAGGAGAGGTGCTGGAGTCTCTCAGCGCCATCATTGCTTCATG GCAGTCGGTTTCATCGATGAGCGGCCCTCTGCAGGTAGTTCCAGATATTGACGATCAGGTCAATCATCCAGAACATTTGCAAGAG GCCAAAGTGATAGAAGAGTCTTCACAGTACGAGTTTGAGAACTACATgcgccagcagctgctgctggctgaagagAAGAACACTATCCATGAAGCCAAGAGCTTTTTCACCAAGCGCCAGTTTGGCAGCCTCCCACCTGTAAGGCGTCTGGGCCATGATGCCCAGCCTGTCAGCCCACTAGATGCTGCCATACTGGCACAGCGATTTCTCCGGAAGTAG